In a genomic window of Coriobacteriia bacterium:
- a CDS encoding universal stress protein, with protein sequence MIDILVGIDGSERGERALVWASLYARRVQGGLTLLTVVDPSAARQVGVQAEEAVRSAEKALAARRDELVARCPGMAVEARVVQGKPVDGIVDAAAGHSMIVVGTHHGLSVGEAIGGAKGLRVSVSVSIPTVVVPAGWAPEDEGAGIVVGVGPDQVSENAVTFGVQESLSTGEPLELVSVWGLPPFLEVPAEVMGGGVGPVGVSFQHKLDDRVRLLGDTHPGLCVSGHAVEGSSPAKALIERSRGHRMLVLGTHSRTALGRALFGSTAHAVLLSPSVPTVVVPLP encoded by the coding sequence ATGATAGACATCTTGGTGGGTATCGACGGGAGCGAACGCGGCGAGCGGGCACTTGTGTGGGCGTCGCTCTATGCCCGGCGTGTACAGGGCGGGCTGACGCTTCTGACGGTGGTCGACCCCAGCGCGGCTCGACAGGTTGGCGTGCAGGCCGAGGAGGCGGTTCGCTCGGCCGAGAAGGCCCTGGCCGCCAGGCGTGACGAGCTTGTTGCCAGATGCCCCGGCATGGCGGTGGAGGCGCGGGTTGTGCAGGGTAAGCCCGTCGACGGGATCGTCGATGCGGCCGCGGGCCACAGCATGATTGTCGTGGGCACGCACCACGGCCTGAGCGTGGGCGAGGCCATCGGCGGGGCGAAGGGCCTGCGCGTGTCGGTGTCCGTCAGCATTCCCACCGTTGTCGTGCCAGCCGGATGGGCGCCCGAGGACGAGGGGGCCGGCATTGTCGTGGGCGTGGGCCCCGACCAGGTGAGCGAGAACGCCGTGACCTTTGGCGTTCAAGAGTCGCTCTCGACAGGGGAGCCACTTGAGCTCGTGTCCGTCTGGGGGCTGCCTCCGTTTCTTGAGGTGCCGGCGGAGGTCATGGGCGGCGGCGTCGGTCCGGTGGGCGTGTCATTTCAGCACAAGCTGGACGACCGGGTGCGCCTTCTGGGGGATACCCACCCGGGCCTGTGCGTGAGCGGCCACGCCGTCGAGGGCTCGTCGCCGGCAAAGGCGCTTATCGAGCGCAGCCGAGGCCATCGCATGCTCGTGCTGGGCACCCACTCGCGCACGGCGCTGGGGCGCGCCCTGTTTGGCTCGACGGCCCATGCCGTGCTGCTGAGCCCGAGCGTCCCCACCGTTGTTGTGCCACTGCCGTAA
- a CDS encoding thioredoxin, with amino-acid sequence MHLRGVPWWVGPLVALAGVACMAVGVWRGEAVVVLRKAVAICLECIGIG; translated from the coding sequence ATCCACCTGAGAGGCGTGCCCTGGTGGGTCGGGCCGCTCGTTGCGCTGGCAGGCGTCGCCTGCATGGCCGTCGGCGTCTGGCGCGGAGAGGCCGTCGTCGTGCTGCGCAAGGCTGTCGCCATCTGCCTCGAGTGCATCGGCATCGGGTAG
- a CDS encoding 4Fe-4S binding protein, protein MCTGSFKDCTSSHRPRGPWRRHGIQAAWALLTNSYLIGFVQGKIYKGSLKSLCVPGLNCYSCPGALGSCPIGALQAVIGSSRFHLTFYVAGFLMLVGALVGRFVCGYLCPFGLIQELLHKIPLPRPLRKVSTFRGDRLLRKLKYVILAVFVILLPLFAVDLLGQGAPWFCKLLCPVGTLEGGIPLVALNETLRGAIGWLYTWKVALLIGIIALSIIVYRPFCKYLCPLGAVYSVFNPIAVLRHRVDADTCTRCGTCAKACPMQVNPAQTPNHPECVRCGACVAACPSGALGTTAACRHTAKKPAPM, encoded by the coding sequence ATGTGCACCGGATCATTCAAGGACTGCACGTCCTCGCACCGCCCGCGCGGACCCTGGCGCCGGCACGGCATCCAGGCCGCATGGGCGCTGCTCACGAACAGCTATCTCATCGGATTCGTGCAGGGGAAGATCTACAAGGGCTCGCTCAAGAGCCTCTGCGTGCCCGGTCTCAACTGCTACTCGTGCCCCGGCGCGCTGGGGTCGTGCCCCATCGGCGCGCTGCAGGCCGTCATCGGCAGCTCTCGATTTCACCTGACGTTCTACGTCGCCGGCTTCCTCATGCTCGTCGGCGCCCTCGTCGGGCGCTTCGTCTGCGGATACCTCTGCCCGTTCGGCCTCATCCAGGAGCTGCTGCACAAGATCCCGCTGCCCCGCCCTCTGCGCAAGGTCAGCACGTTCCGCGGCGACCGGCTGCTCCGCAAGCTCAAATACGTCATCCTGGCTGTGTTCGTCATCCTGCTGCCGTTGTTCGCCGTCGACCTGCTTGGCCAGGGCGCCCCGTGGTTCTGCAAGCTACTCTGCCCCGTCGGCACGCTGGAGGGCGGCATCCCGCTCGTCGCGCTCAACGAGACGCTGCGCGGGGCCATCGGATGGCTCTACACGTGGAAAGTCGCGCTGCTTATCGGTATTATCGCGCTCTCGATAATCGTCTATCGACCGTTCTGTAAATACCTCTGTCCACTGGGCGCCGTGTACTCCGTTTTCAACCCCATCGCCGTGCTGAGGCATCGCGTCGATGCGGATACGTGCACGAGGTGCGGGACCTGTGCGAAAGCATGTCCCATGCAGGTCAATCCCGCTCAGACGCCCAACCACCCGGAGTGCGTGCGCTGCGGGGCGTGTGTGGCAGCCTGCCCAAGTGGCGCGCTGGGCACGACAGCCGCCTGTCGGCACACAGCCAAGAAGCCCGCGCCGATGTAG
- a CDS encoding inorganic phosphate transporter: MEIATLVIVGMVIVTALVFDFTNGFHDTANAMATSIATGALKPRTAVIAAAILNLVGAFLSTEVAKTISGGIINEQAVTIAPEFIFAGLVGAILWNLTTWLVGLPSSSSHALFGGLVGAVIVGAGVQGINFGMVVVKVLIPALVSPVVAGLASFCAIRIILAIVRGMDARAVESGFRHGQTITACLVALSHGTNDAQKTMGIITLALISIGAQPSGSSPELWVVAVCGLAIALGTYSGGWRVIRTLGKGLTEIGTPQGFAAEASSAATILVSSHLGFALSTTQVCSGSIIGTGLGAKTPVTWSVAGRMLVAWLVTFPCAGIVAALACALAKTGLIGTFVVALLAAIVALAILRLSKRNPVTATNVNDASAVSIEP; the protein is encoded by the coding sequence ATGGAGATCGCAACGCTCGTCATCGTGGGCATGGTCATCGTGACTGCCCTCGTTTTCGACTTCACGAACGGGTTCCACGACACGGCGAACGCGATGGCCACATCGATCGCAACGGGTGCGCTCAAGCCGCGCACCGCCGTCATCGCCGCGGCCATCCTCAACCTCGTGGGGGCGTTTCTCTCCACGGAGGTCGCCAAGACGATCTCGGGCGGCATCATCAACGAGCAGGCCGTAACCATCGCTCCAGAGTTCATATTCGCGGGTCTCGTCGGCGCCATTCTGTGGAACCTGACGACGTGGCTTGTCGGACTGCCGTCAAGCTCGTCGCATGCGCTGTTCGGCGGGCTCGTCGGCGCCGTCATCGTGGGCGCGGGTGTGCAGGGCATCAACTTCGGCATGGTTGTCGTCAAGGTGCTCATCCCTGCGCTCGTCTCGCCCGTCGTGGCGGGCCTTGCATCGTTCTGCGCGATTCGCATCATCCTCGCTATCGTGCGTGGCATGGACGCGCGCGCCGTGGAGAGCGGCTTCCGTCATGGCCAGACGATCACGGCGTGCCTCGTGGCCCTGTCGCACGGCACGAACGACGCCCAGAAGACGATGGGCATCATCACGCTGGCCCTGATCTCCATCGGTGCACAGCCCTCGGGTTCCTCTCCCGAGCTGTGGGTTGTCGCCGTGTGCGGCCTTGCCATCGCGCTGGGCACCTATTCGGGCGGTTGGCGCGTCATTCGCACGCTGGGCAAGGGGCTCACCGAGATCGGGACGCCACAGGGGTTTGCGGCGGAGGCATCGTCGGCTGCGACCATTCTTGTCTCGTCGCACCTGGGCTTTGCGCTCTCCACGACGCAGGTGTGCTCCGGCTCCATTATCGGCACGGGCCTGGGTGCCAAGACGCCGGTAACGTGGTCGGTGGCGGGACGCATGCTCGTCGCGTGGCTCGTGACGTTCCCGTGCGCGGGCATTGTGGCCGCCCTGGCCTGCGCCTTGGCTAAGACGGGCCTGATCGGCACGTTCGTCGTAGCGCTGCTTGCGGCCATCGTCGCCCTGGCTATCCTACGCCTGTCGAAGCGCAACCCCGTTACGGCGACGAACGTCAACGACGCCTCCGCCGTGTCGATCGAGCCGTAA